One Panicum virgatum strain AP13 chromosome 9K, P.virgatum_v5, whole genome shotgun sequence genomic region harbors:
- the LOC120649428 gene encoding uncharacterized protein LOC120649428, which yields MAMASSVLTAAAATSPQLTSWRWRPLLAAHPRAGSPPARRLRAPASPLWASIPRNPCSGAAVAKPPCAAAVAKAEVTEREAPDWDVLKRVALVALGCCAAAAVLGCGAAWAAAEDSIKESGFGLRVAESLRRLGWPDDAVVFALATLPVIELRGAIPVGYWMRLHPVRLTVLSVLGNMVPVSFIILYLKKLATFLSQRNTSATRLIDLLFERARRKAAPVEEFQWLGLMLFVAVPFPGTGAWTGAIIASVLGMPFWSGFSANFVGVILAGLLVNLLMNLGLKYAIVTGVFLFLVSTVMWNVLRSLKKSANA from the exons ATGGCCATGGCGTCCTCGGTCCTCACCGCCGCTGCGGCGACCTCGCCCCAGCTGACATcgtggaggtggaggcctcTCCTCGCGGCGCATCCACGGGCGGGTTCGCCTCCCGCACGGCGCCTGCGGGCGCCCGCTTCTCCTCTCTGGGCCTCCATTCCCCGCAATCCTTGTTCCGGAGCGGCCGTCGCGAAGCCGCCGTGTGCGGCGGCGGTTGCGAAGGCGGAGGTTACGGAGCGGGAGGCGCCCGATTGGGATGTTCTGAAGCGGGTGGCGCTGGTCGCGCTTGGCTGCTGCGCTGCGGCCGCCGTGCTCggctgcggcgcggcgtgggcggcggcggaggactcGATCAAGGAGTCCGGGTTCGGGCTGCGGGTGGCTGAGTCGCTGCGGAGGCTCGGGTGGCCCGACGACGCCGTCGTGTTCGCGCTCGCGACGCTGCCGGTGATCGAGCTGCGGGGGGCGATCCCGGTCGGGTACTGGATGCGGCTCCACCCCGTCCGCCTCACCGTCCTATCCGTTCTTGG GAACATGGTGCCTGTGTCGTTTATCATCCTCTACCTGAAAAAACTTGCGACTTTTCTCTCTCAGAGAAACACCTCTGCAACCCGACTTATCGACCTCCTCTTTGAGCGGGCACGACGGAAAGCGGCACCTGTTGAGGAATTCCAGTGGCTTGGACTGATGTTGTTTGTTGCTGTTCCGTTTCCAGGAACAGGGGCATGGACAGGAGCAATCATTGCTTCCGTCTTAGGTATGCCGTTCTGGTCAGGTTTCTCGGCAAACTTTGTGGGAGTCATCCTAGCAGGCCTGCTGGTGAACTTGCTCATGAATCTCGGTCTGAAATATGCGATTGTCACTGGAGTTTTTCTGTTCCTTGTATCAACTGTCATGTGGAATGTACTTCGATCCCTCAAGAAGTCAGCCAATGCCTAA